ACACCCAATACGAAATTCTTTTGGGTTAAAAAATCAGTTTTGTCGGACTGTATGGGGAAGCCATAACCGATGATGGCAGCAGGAGAAATTCCCGTTTTAAATTTGCCGGTTGCACGATTGGTGTAAATAGGTTCATTTTTATCAAATATAATCGCTGCCCCGGTCCTGATTGGGAGTTTTTGAGGTTTCTCTTTAAACTTTATTTTATAAGAAATAAAACCCATAGTTGAATCTGCATCGTTTACACCCTCCTGTTGGGTGCCGGGCAGGTAAATGTTGCGAAAGATAAAATGAATGCTGTCCAGCCTTGTCACCGTATCTAAACAACTTTGATTGGCGTAAGCGCCTTTGCACAATGGAACCTCCGGTTTGCTCTGCACAATTTTTATGCTGGCAGGATCAAATACTTCAGATAAACTTACCCCAACATCTATCTTTTTAGCAGGCCCTTTGCCTGTGTTTTGAAAACGAACCTTATACGTTAATTCCCTGTTTTTGCCTGTAAGCCTGTAGTTCATCCTGCTTTGACGGATAGACATTTTATTTGGATCATGAGAGGCTACAATCTGTAGCTCAATCGTAAAAAACTCTTTTTCCATCAGGGCATCATCCGGTAAAAACAATGCCGTTAAGCGTACGGTAGCATTGGTGTCTTTCAACATTTCGGGTGTGGTTTTAAAATGGAGGAATATAAAATGCTCTTCATTAACCTTTAGGTTTTCAAACTTCCAGGCTTCGCTGCTTTTAAAATTCTTGAGCTGCTCTTGCACCGGTACAGCTGCATCGGCCATCATTTGCTGCAATTGCGATAACGATAAACCAGGCGTAGCAGAAGCAAAAAAAACAGGATTAAGCTTCTTTTCGTTCCTGTTGAAGCCAGCCAGCTTTGTAAAGCTACTCAGGTCAGCTTTATTTTCTTTATTGTAGGTCCGTGATGCGGCGAGCTCAAAGTTATTTTTATCAAACTCTTTGTCATTATACAAAATGGCAACTGTACCATTAAGGGCAGTCAGGTGATTTTCTGGCTTGTTGCGATAACCCAGTACAATCATCATGTCATCTCCCGGCTTAGGCATACAATTGTTTTTTAACATCAAACTGGTGCCTGTCTTAAAAAGAGGAGCAGCTGCAAGCAGGCGTTTGCCGGGTTTGCCTACACTCACTGGTTTCGGTCGGGTAGGGGGGCGTTTACCATCGTCGTAATTGTTCGTGGCAAACAATCGCGCCAGGTAACTGCCACTATCCAAATAGCTATGCAGCGGGTCCTTTTCAAAGCTGAAGCCACCATCACCAAACTCCCAAAAGTACGTGTAAAAAGGTGCCGGGGCACCAGCAATTGGACGCAATGCACGCAATTGAGCACCAAATCTGGTCGCCCCACTTTCTGGCGTATAAACTACTGTTGCCGGAACTGTATCACTAGGGATGATCTGAGCCTGCAGATTTGAAGAAATGCAGAGCACTGCTATAAGCAGGAACTTCTTCATTTTTAACATACATTTGGTTTATATAAGTCGAATATATAATAAAAAATA
The nucleotide sequence above comes from Pedobacter sp. MC2016-14. Encoded proteins:
- a CDS encoding PKD domain-containing protein, with amino-acid sequence MKKFLLIAVLCISSNLQAQIIPSDTVPATVVYTPESGATRFGAQLRALRPIAGAPAPFYTYFWEFGDGGFSFEKDPLHSYLDSGSYLARLFATNNYDDGKRPPTRPKPVSVGKPGKRLLAAAPLFKTGTSLMLKNNCMPKPGDDMMIVLGYRNKPENHLTALNGTVAILYNDKEFDKNNFELAASRTYNKENKADLSSFTKLAGFNRNEKKLNPVFFASATPGLSLSQLQQMMADAAVPVQEQLKNFKSSEAWKFENLKVNEEHFIFLHFKTTPEMLKDTNATVRLTALFLPDDALMEKEFFTIELQIVASHDPNKMSIRQSRMNYRLTGKNRELTYKVRFQNTGKGPAKKIDVGVSLSEVFDPASIKIVQSKPEVPLCKGAYANQSCLDTVTRLDSIHFIFRNIYLPGTQQEGVNDADSTMGFISYKIKFKEKPQKLPIRTGAAIIFDKNEPIYTNRATGKFKTGISPAAIIGYGFPIQSDKTDFLTQKNFVLGVSVAPYAPHSRYLQAELHLSSFSGLSESMSRTANRDTVIGKEAYVITRRDFSRLSKVTTINVVPASLRYNLNRFIGAGVGALVSFDLNNTVKTDINYQLNSISTRQPVNFEILSDRSNKSFSDFRASVFADVVAGMVRVGPSIGLRYFYDPKSGISRMTTYATWKF